A single region of the Ancylobacter novellus DSM 506 genome encodes:
- a CDS encoding MBOAT family O-acyltransferase produces the protein MVFSSVSFLFYFLPAFLICYFAMPGVRAKNLVLLAFSLVFYAWGGLANVAVLAVSMVANYFFALLIDPRSEPWRLRVLALAVAVNLAGLIAFKYSGFLAENLNLLLPAGLQLPVVHPALPLGISFFTFHAISYLVDVYRRKARASRRFEEIAVYITMFPQLVAGPIVRYSTIAHRIHTRRTTLGRVSAGLRIFVIGLSWKVLIADEVAPVVAVIFDRTTTPNLAEAWVGVTAYALQIYFDFGGYSNMAIGLAVAMGLKFPRNFNLPYGALSITDFWRRWHMSLSSWFRDYLYIPLGGNRHGHLRTAVNLWAVFLLCGLWHGASWTFVIWGIHHGTFLVLERTRLGAALKAGPRILGHAYVLLVVLTSWVWFRANSLPEALDLFAGLAGLNGVEPLSVTLMAELKPMTIVVLILAWPLAMFGLPKPGARKLPQKLRLALYGFTDTAAVAVLLALCILSVGAATYSPFLYFRF, from the coding sequence ATGGTTTTCTCCTCCGTCTCCTTCCTGTTCTATTTCCTGCCGGCGTTCCTGATCTGCTACTTCGCCATGCCGGGCGTGCGGGCGAAGAACCTCGTCCTGCTCGCCTTCTCGCTGGTGTTCTACGCCTGGGGCGGCCTCGCCAATGTCGCCGTACTCGCCGTCTCCATGGTGGCGAACTATTTCTTCGCGCTGCTGATCGATCCGCGTTCCGAGCCCTGGCGGCTGCGCGTGCTGGCGCTCGCCGTGGCGGTGAACCTCGCCGGGCTGATCGCCTTCAAATATTCGGGCTTCCTGGCGGAGAACCTCAACCTGCTGCTGCCGGCGGGCCTGCAATTGCCGGTGGTGCATCCGGCGCTGCCGCTCGGCATCTCCTTCTTCACCTTCCACGCCATCTCCTACCTGGTCGACGTCTACCGGCGAAAGGCGCGCGCCAGCCGGCGCTTCGAGGAGATCGCGGTCTACATCACCATGTTCCCGCAGCTCGTGGCGGGTCCGATCGTGCGCTACTCGACCATCGCGCACCGCATCCATACGCGGCGCACCACGCTGGGGCGGGTGTCGGCGGGGCTGCGCATCTTCGTCATCGGCCTTTCCTGGAAGGTGCTGATCGCCGACGAGGTGGCGCCCGTGGTCGCCGTCATCTTCGACCGCACCACGACGCCCAATCTCGCCGAGGCGTGGGTCGGCGTCACCGCCTATGCGCTGCAGATCTATTTCGACTTCGGCGGCTACTCGAACATGGCGATCGGCCTCGCCGTCGCCATGGGGCTGAAGTTCCCGCGCAACTTCAACCTGCCCTATGGCGCGCTGTCGATTACCGATTTCTGGCGCCGCTGGCACATGAGCCTGTCGAGCTGGTTCCGCGACTATCTCTACATCCCGCTCGGCGGCAACCGGCACGGCCATCTGCGCACCGCGGTCAATCTCTGGGCGGTGTTCCTGCTCTGCGGCCTCTGGCACGGGGCGAGCTGGACCTTCGTCATCTGGGGCATCCATCACGGCACCTTCCTGGTGCTGGAGCGCACCCGCCTCGGCGCGGCGCTGAAGGCCGGCCCGCGCATCCTCGGCCACGCCTATGTGCTGCTGGTGGTGCTCACCTCATGGGTGTGGTTCCGCGCCAATTCGCTGCCCGAGGCGCTCGACCTGTTCGCCGGCCTCGCCGGGCTGAACGGCGTGGAACCGCTCTCGGTCACGCTGATGGCCGAGCTCAAGCCGATGACCATCGTCGTGCTGATCCTCGCCTGGCCGCTCGCCATGTTCGGCCTGCCGAAGCCCGGCGCGCGCAAGCTGCCGCAGAAGCTGCGCCTCGCGCTCTACGGCTTCACCGACACGGCAGCGGTGGCGGTGCTGCTGGCGCTGTGCATCCTCTCCGTCGGCGCGGCGACCTATTCGCCGTTCCTGTATTTCCGGTTCTGA
- a CDS encoding alginate O-acetyltransferase AlgX-related protein, with amino-acid sequence MPLLMAFRRWWAILFVAILALPTVGLVAPDLPAPMRTVLAPEQHWWQDAAKRLDPYINNVFGFRGAVLAAHRSYLRFIDETQGERVLQGTHGVLFIRDNDALEQSLGQVVRPHRVAGFVGLAKELDADMKAHGGRFVALIPPNAHTADFEELPAYARGQKKTPTEYDLVAARMKADNIPFVDLRPLIAEAKKDGRVYFRYDTHWNERGALLAFNAAMEAVGRPDLAVSPQEALGTAEVKPGGDLLRLGGLDQREPPDIRYPWKPAFAPRDDLAPLPGIIVGKENPLFVSRAVTTGHDGPRIMVIGDSFTNGFWHGLLAARSSAYVWTHHQLCNFDQGMIDRFKPDILIYAPTERFFPCAGKRGVAATVSGAPPKTPAPGGPLPDATAPH; translated from the coding sequence ATGCCCTTGCTGATGGCCTTCCGCCGCTGGTGGGCGATCCTCTTCGTCGCCATCCTCGCCCTGCCGACCGTCGGGCTGGTGGCGCCCGACCTGCCGGCGCCGATGCGCACCGTGCTGGCGCCGGAGCAGCACTGGTGGCAGGACGCCGCCAAGCGCCTCGACCCCTACATCAACAACGTCTTCGGCTTCCGCGGCGCCGTGCTCGCCGCCCATCGCTCCTATCTGCGCTTCATCGACGAGACGCAGGGCGAGCGGGTGCTGCAGGGCACGCACGGCGTATTGTTCATCCGTGACAACGACGCGCTCGAGCAGTCGCTCGGCCAGGTCGTTCGGCCCCATCGTGTCGCCGGCTTCGTCGGCCTCGCCAAGGAGCTCGACGCCGACATGAAGGCGCACGGCGGGCGCTTCGTGGCGCTGATCCCGCCCAACGCCCACACGGCCGATTTCGAGGAGCTGCCGGCCTATGCGCGCGGGCAGAAAAAGACGCCGACCGAGTACGACCTCGTCGCCGCGCGGATGAAGGCGGACAATATCCCCTTCGTCGACCTGCGGCCGCTGATCGCGGAGGCGAAGAAGGACGGCCGGGTCTATTTCCGCTACGACACGCACTGGAACGAGCGCGGCGCGCTCCTCGCCTTCAACGCCGCCATGGAAGCCGTCGGCCGGCCGGACCTCGCCGTCAGCCCGCAGGAGGCGCTCGGCACTGCGGAGGTCAAGCCCGGCGGCGACCTTCTGCGCCTCGGCGGGCTCGACCAGCGCGAGCCGCCGGATATCCGCTATCCGTGGAAGCCGGCATTCGCGCCGCGCGACGATCTCGCGCCGCTGCCCGGCATCATCGTCGGCAAGGAGAACCCGCTCTTCGTCTCGCGGGCCGTCACCACCGGGCATGACGGGCCGCGCATCATGGTGATCGGCGATTCCTTCACCAACGGCTTCTGGCACGGCCTGCTCGCGGCGCGCAGCTCGGCCTATGTCTGGACGCACCACCAGCTCTGCAACTTCGATCAGGGCATGATCGACCGCTTCAAGCCGGACATACTGATCTACGCCCCGACCGAGCGCTTCTTCCCCTGCGCCGGCAAGCGCGGCGTTGCGGCGACGGTGAGCGGCGCACCGCCCAAGACTCCCGCGCCGGGCGGCCCCTTGCCGGACGCCACCGCCCCGCACTAG
- a CDS encoding prolyl-tRNA synthetase associated domain-containing protein, giving the protein MPLTTQDLLARLAELGIETTTVEHPPLFTVEDSQALRGDIPGGHTKNLFLKDKKGNIFLVVVEEETRVDLKSLHQPLGAASRLSFGSAELLEEVLGVKPGAVTAFGPVNDTEGRVTVVLDAELMTHETVNCHPLVNTATTAIRSADLIRFLRTTGHEPLVMAVPRRTDAAEEG; this is encoded by the coding sequence ATGCCGCTGACCACCCAGGACCTGCTCGCCCGGCTCGCCGAGCTCGGTATCGAGACGACCACCGTCGAGCACCCGCCGCTGTTCACGGTGGAGGATTCGCAGGCGCTGCGCGGCGACATCCCCGGCGGGCACACCAAGAACCTGTTCCTCAAGGACAAGAAGGGGAACATCTTCCTCGTCGTCGTCGAGGAGGAAACGCGCGTCGACCTGAAGAGCCTGCACCAGCCTCTGGGCGCGGCGAGCCGGCTCTCCTTCGGCAGCGCCGAGCTGCTGGAAGAGGTGCTCGGCGTGAAGCCGGGTGCAGTCACCGCCTTCGGGCCGGTGAACGACACGGAAGGGCGCGTCACCGTGGTGCTCGACGCCGAATTGATGACGCATGAGACCGTCAACTGCCACCCGCTGGTGAACACCGCCACCACCGCCATCCGCAGCGCCGACCTGATCCGCTTCCTGCGCACCACCGGCCACGAGCCGCTGGTCATGGCGGTGCCACGCCGCACCGATGCCGCCGAGGAGGGCTGA
- the trxA gene encoding thioredoxin, producing the protein MLLNQPANPAQNGADAPAGDDVVIDVTTRSFMQDVVEESRRRPVLVDFWAPWCGPCKQLTPIIEKVVRGAKGKVRLAKMNTDEHPAVAQQLGIQSLPTVYAFVNGQPVDGFMGAQPETQVQALVDRLVAGAGGADDMAEVVASGEAALAEGDLVGAAEIFAAVLAEEPANLKAIAGLARTQLSAGNAEQAQATLALAPESAANDAGLAAVRAAIELEEAAAALGDVKELEAKVAANPLDHQARFDLAVALAAHDKREEAVDELLTIVRKDRNWNDDGARKQLVQFFEAWGPTDEHTVAGRRRLSSILFA; encoded by the coding sequence ATGCTGCTGAACCAGCCCGCCAACCCGGCCCAGAACGGCGCCGACGCCCCGGCCGGCGACGATGTCGTGATCGACGTCACGACCCGTAGCTTCATGCAGGACGTGGTGGAGGAATCCCGCCGCCGCCCGGTGCTGGTCGACTTCTGGGCGCCCTGGTGCGGCCCCTGCAAGCAGCTCACCCCGATCATCGAGAAGGTGGTGCGCGGCGCCAAGGGCAAGGTGCGCCTCGCCAAGATGAACACCGACGAGCACCCCGCCGTCGCCCAGCAGCTCGGCATCCAGTCGCTGCCTACCGTCTACGCCTTCGTCAACGGCCAGCCGGTCGACGGCTTCATGGGCGCCCAGCCGGAGACGCAGGTGCAGGCTCTGGTGGACCGGCTCGTCGCCGGCGCCGGCGGGGCCGACGACATGGCCGAGGTGGTCGCCTCCGGCGAGGCGGCGCTGGCCGAGGGCGACCTCGTCGGCGCGGCGGAGATCTTCGCCGCCGTGCTCGCCGAGGAGCCGGCCAACCTCAAGGCCATCGCCGGCCTCGCCCGCACCCAGCTCTCCGCCGGCAATGCCGAGCAGGCCCAGGCCACCCTCGCCCTCGCCCCGGAAAGCGCGGCGAACGATGCCGGCCTTGCCGCCGTGCGCGCCGCCATCGAGCTGGAGGAAGCCGCCGCGGCGCTGGGCGACGTGAAGGAGCTGGAGGCGAAGGTCGCCGCCAATCCGCTCGACCATCAGGCCCGCTTCGACCTCGCCGTGGCGCTCGCCGCGCACGACAAGCGTGAGGAGGCGGTCGACGAGCTCCTCACCATCGTGCGCAAGGACCGCAACTGGAACGACGACGGCGCCCGCAAGCAGCTGGTGCAGTTCTTCGAGGCCTGGGGCCCGACCGACGAGCACACGGTCGCCGGCCGCCGGCGCCTGTCCTCCATCCTGTTCGCCTGA
- a CDS encoding LON peptidase substrate-binding domain-containing protein — MAINRPYTGPSELAPIIPLFPLEGALLLPRCQLPLNIFEPRYLAMIDAALAGSRLIGMVQPALDATGHAMAGGAALLAVGCVGRITEIAESGDGRYLLNLSGVCRFRIVSEVDAGTPYRQAKVDYEPFADDFKPNLGADAVDRGALLRTLAEYLDANRLEADWESIKDAPNEALVNALAMMSPFGPREKQALLEAPSLAARAEMLIAVTQMAMARTGGEGDGSLQ; from the coding sequence ATGGCGATCAACCGTCCCTATACCGGGCCGTCGGAACTGGCGCCGATCATCCCGCTCTTCCCGCTGGAAGGCGCGCTGCTGCTGCCGCGCTGCCAGCTTCCGCTCAACATCTTCGAGCCGCGCTATCTGGCGATGATCGATGCGGCGCTGGCCGGCAGCCGGCTGATCGGCATGGTGCAGCCGGCGCTCGATGCCACCGGCCACGCCATGGCCGGCGGCGCGGCGCTGCTGGCGGTGGGCTGCGTCGGCCGCATCACCGAGATCGCCGAGAGTGGCGACGGGCGCTATCTGCTCAACCTGAGCGGCGTCTGCCGCTTCCGCATCGTCTCCGAGGTCGATGCGGGCACGCCCTATCGCCAGGCCAAGGTCGATTACGAGCCCTTCGCCGACGACTTCAAGCCCAATCTCGGCGCCGACGCGGTGGACCGCGGTGCGCTCCTGCGCACGCTGGCGGAATATCTCGACGCCAACCGGCTGGAAGCGGACTGGGAGAGCATCAAGGACGCGCCCAACGAGGCGCTGGTCAATGCGCTCGCCATGATGTCGCCCTTCGGCCCGCGCGAGAAGCAGGCTCTCTTAGAGGCGCCGAGCCTAGCGGCACGGGCGGAGATGCTGATCGCGGTGACGCAGATGGCGATGGCCCGCACCGGCGGCGAAGGCGACGGCTCGCTGCAGTAG
- a CDS encoding efflux RND transporter permease subunit encodes MALNISAWAIRKPVPSIVLFVVLTAIGLYTFDRLPITRMPNIDLPIVSVTITQPGAAPSELETQVTKIVETSVAGVQGVKHITSTITEGTSLTVVEFQLETQVDRAVNDVRDAVTSVRSELPQDIEEPLIQRVDVEGMAIVTYAASAPGMTPEELSWFVDDTVIRSLQGVRGVAQVKREGGVDREIRISLDPDKLAALGVTAADVNRQLVATNVDLAGGRGEIGTQEQSVRTLGGALTVADLAETRIALPAGSDGSARYVRLADLGSVTDGAAEPRIFARLDGKPVVAFGVYRAKGYSDVVVAENAEAELRKLEAAHPDVKITLIDSTVKYTKADYESAMHTLIEGAVLAVIVVMLFLRDWRATIVTALAIPLSILPTFWVMDLLGFSLNGVSLLAVTLVTGILVDDAIVEIENIVRHMRMGKSPYRAAIEAADEIGLAVVATTLTIVAVFLPVSFMGGIAGQYFRQFGITVAVAVLFSLLVARLLTPMLSAYFLRDHGHREVKDGALMRFYVRLLHASIRHRFITVMAGILLFIGSMWLSTLLPSGFIPNSDVSRSVLALELPPGATLESTQRVVDEISAKLKAQPEVESVFATAGSGSTNGPAGAAGEVRKATIIVNLVPRADREATQKQFEMRMRDKIASVPDLRFNFGASGGAGPGQREFTVILSGSDGEQVEKAALELEREVRANVKGLSNVMTSAALDRPELRVVPKLGEAAELGVSVADIAQTVRIATIGDVSQNLAKFSAGDRQVPIRVQLDERARADLSTFETLKVRTASGASVPLSAVADISFGTGPSSLDRYDRARRIALEADLAGNTQLGEALAEVYAQPVAKNLPRGVVLKETGDAEIMSEVFGGFADAMLAGVMMVLAVLVLLFANVLQPITILIALPLSVGGAFIALLITNNAMTLPVVIGFLMLMGIVTKNAILLVDFAIEAVHGGVARTTALIEAGRKRAQPIVMTTIAMTAGMVPSAMGLGEGGDFRSPMAIAVIGGLIASTVLSLVFVPAVFTLMDDFGHFLSRTFGRFIGERDEPDEHEVPAAVLATVHAARPDPHSTPRPPLAAE; translated from the coding sequence ATGGCTCTCAACATATCCGCCTGGGCGATCCGCAAGCCGGTCCCCTCCATCGTGCTGTTCGTGGTGCTGACCGCGATCGGCCTCTACACCTTCGACCGGCTGCCGATCACGCGCATGCCGAACATCGACCTGCCCATCGTCTCCGTCACTATCACCCAGCCCGGCGCCGCGCCGAGTGAGCTGGAGACGCAGGTGACCAAGATCGTCGAGACCTCGGTCGCCGGCGTGCAGGGGGTGAAGCACATAACCTCGACCATCACCGAGGGCACCTCGCTGACCGTGGTCGAGTTCCAGCTCGAGACGCAGGTCGACCGCGCGGTCAATGACGTGCGCGACGCGGTGACCTCGGTCAGGTCCGAGCTGCCGCAGGACATCGAGGAGCCGCTGATCCAGCGCGTCGACGTCGAGGGCATGGCCATCGTCACCTATGCCGCGTCGGCGCCGGGCATGACGCCGGAGGAGCTCTCCTGGTTCGTCGACGACACGGTGATCCGCTCGCTGCAGGGCGTGCGCGGCGTGGCGCAGGTCAAGCGCGAGGGCGGCGTCGACCGCGAGATCCGCATCTCGCTCGACCCCGACAAGCTCGCCGCGCTCGGCGTCACCGCCGCCGACGTCAACCGCCAGCTCGTCGCCACCAATGTCGACCTCGCCGGCGGGCGCGGCGAGATCGGCACGCAGGAGCAGTCCGTGCGCACGCTGGGCGGCGCGCTCACCGTCGCCGACCTCGCCGAGACCCGCATCGCGCTGCCGGCCGGCAGCGACGGGTCCGCGCGCTATGTGCGCCTCGCCGATCTCGGCAGCGTCACCGACGGGGCGGCCGAGCCGCGCATCTTCGCCCGGCTTGACGGCAAGCCGGTGGTCGCCTTCGGCGTCTATCGCGCCAAGGGCTATTCCGACGTGGTGGTGGCGGAGAACGCGGAAGCGGAGCTGCGCAAGCTCGAGGCGGCGCATCCGGACGTGAAGATCACCCTGATCGATTCGACCGTGAAGTACACCAAGGCGGACTACGAATCCGCCATGCACACGCTCATCGAGGGCGCGGTGCTGGCGGTGATCGTGGTCATGCTGTTCCTGCGCGACTGGCGCGCCACCATCGTCACGGCGCTGGCGATCCCGCTGTCGATCCTGCCGACCTTCTGGGTCATGGACCTGCTCGGCTTCTCGCTCAACGGCGTGAGCCTGCTGGCCGTCACGCTGGTGACCGGCATCCTGGTGGACGACGCCATCGTCGAGATCGAGAACATCGTCCGCCACATGCGCATGGGCAAGTCGCCCTATCGCGCGGCCATCGAGGCGGCGGACGAGATCGGCCTCGCCGTGGTGGCGACCACGCTGACCATCGTCGCGGTGTTCCTCCCCGTGAGCTTCATGGGCGGCATCGCCGGCCAGTATTTCCGCCAGTTCGGCATCACCGTCGCGGTGGCGGTGCTGTTCTCGCTGCTGGTGGCGCGCCTGCTCACCCCCATGCTGTCGGCCTATTTCCTGCGCGACCACGGCCATCGCGAGGTCAAGGACGGGGCGCTGATGCGCTTCTATGTCCGGCTGCTGCACGCCTCGATCCGCCATCGCTTCATCACCGTGATGGCGGGCATCCTCCTGTTCATCGGCTCGATGTGGCTGTCCACGCTGCTGCCGTCGGGCTTCATCCCCAATTCCGACGTCTCGCGCTCGGTGCTGGCGCTGGAGCTGCCGCCCGGCGCGACGCTGGAATCGACGCAGCGCGTGGTCGACGAGATCTCTGCCAAGCTGAAGGCGCAGCCCGAGGTAGAGAGCGTCTTCGCCACTGCCGGCTCGGGCTCGACCAACGGCCCGGCGGGCGCGGCCGGCGAGGTGCGCAAGGCGACGATCATCGTCAACCTCGTGCCGCGCGCCGATCGCGAGGCGACGCAGAAGCAGTTCGAGATGCGCATGCGCGACAAGATCGCCAGCGTGCCGGACCTGCGCTTCAACTTCGGCGCCTCCGGCGGCGCCGGGCCCGGCCAGCGCGAATTCACCGTCATCCTGTCCGGCTCGGACGGCGAGCAGGTGGAGAAGGCGGCGCTGGAGCTGGAACGCGAGGTGCGCGCCAATGTGAAGGGCCTGAGCAATGTGATGACCAGCGCCGCGCTCGACCGGCCGGAGCTGCGCGTCGTGCCCAAGCTCGGCGAGGCCGCCGAGCTCGGCGTCTCCGTCGCCGACATCGCCCAGACCGTGCGCATCGCCACCATCGGCGACGTGTCGCAGAACCTCGCCAAGTTCTCCGCCGGCGACCGGCAGGTGCCGATCCGGGTGCAGCTCGACGAGCGCGCGCGGGCCGACCTCTCCACCTTCGAGACGCTGAAGGTTCGCACCGCCTCGGGCGCTTCGGTGCCGCTGTCGGCGGTGGCCGACATCTCCTTCGGCACCGGCCCCTCCAGCCTCGACCGCTACGACCGCGCCCGGCGCATCGCGCTGGAGGCGGATCTCGCCGGCAATACCCAGCTCGGCGAGGCGCTGGCCGAGGTCTATGCCCAGCCGGTGGCGAAGAACCTACCCCGCGGTGTGGTGCTGAAGGAGACCGGCGACGCCGAGATCATGTCCGAGGTGTTCGGCGGCTTCGCCGACGCCATGCTGGCCGGCGTGATGATGGTGCTGGCGGTGCTGGTGCTGCTGTTCGCCAATGTGCTGCAGCCGATCACCATCCTGATCGCGCTGCCGCTGTCGGTGGGCGGCGCCTTCATCGCGCTCTTGATCACCAACAACGCCATGACGCTGCCGGTGGTGATCGGCTTCCTGATGCTGATGGGCATCGTGACGAAGAACGCCATCCTGCTGGTCGATTTCGCCATCGAGGCGGTGCATGGCGGCGTCGCGCGCACCACGGCGCTGATCGAGGCCGGGCGCAAGCGCGCCCAGCCGATCGTGATGACCACCATCGCCATGACGGCGGGCATGGTGCCCTCGGCCATGGGGCTGGGCGAGGGCGGCGACTTCCGCTCGCCCATGGCGATCGCGGTGATCGGCGGCCTGATCGCCTCGACCGTGCTGTCGCTGGTGTTCGTGCCGGCGGTGTTCACGCTGATGGACGATTTCGGCCACTTCCTCTCCCGCACCTTCGGCCGCTTCATCGGCGAGCGGGACGAGCCGGACGAGCACGAGGTGCCGGCGGCGGTGCTGGCCACGGTCCACGCCGCGCGGCCGGACCCGCATTCCACCCCGCGCCCGCCGCTGGCGGCGGAGTGA